The DNA sequence TCTGGAAATCGTCGTTACCATAAATCTTGCTACAAGGAGCTGCATCACCCAAGATGTGATGTTTGCAAGAACTTCGTAAGTGTATCAGCATTGGTTCTTGGTTTCCAGATTTTTTGTTAGTTATTACTCCAGTGCTTGATGTCATAAAAAGAATGCACTAAATGTTGGTGTGCAAAGAACATCACTGATAATAGTTTAGGGTAATTAAGAACTCACAAATCAGTCCAATATACTGTGTCATACTTTTACACCACGAGACTGACACTATGCACCATTTTCAGTTGTCCAACATAATTAGAGATACTTTAAAATTGGATACTCAGATTTCAGGAAAATGGCAGACGAAATCTGTTTCTATCTAGGTCGAAGTTCATTTTCCATTTCAGGGTATAATTGATTTAGAAATGTTATAGATGTTGACTGaacaagttttaattaaaaacaaaaagtgTGTGCATATAAatgaaacatatatatataattgaacgATTGATTCTTCTGTTTCAGATCCCACCAAATTCAGCTGGACTCATTGAGTATAGAGCACATCCTTTCTGGATGCAGAAATACTGTCCTTCACATGAGCGTGATGGAACTCCTCGTTGTTGTAGCTGCGAAAGAATGGAGGTCAGTTATATTAGCTACAGAAATATTTCATTGTTTGTTACAATTTCTCTGTTTTTGtcttctttttcaatttccttATCTAATATTAAACTTTCCAATCAGTGCAGTCAAGGGATACAAAGTATCTTTTGCTCGATGACGGTCGAAAGTTGTGCCTAGAGTGTCTAGACTCGGCTATTATGGATACGCATGAATGCCAGCCTCTCTATCTTGAAATACAAGAATTCTATGAAGGTTTAAATATGAAAATAGAACAGCAAGTTCCAATGCTTTTAGTTGAGAGACAAGCACTCAACGAGGCCATGGAGGGAGAAAAGAATGTAAAAATATTTACTATGTTGAACTAAACTCTCGTTTCATGGGATATGCTGCTTATTTTAATTGTCCTTCAAAATTTATCCTGACTTTGGGTTGTTCCTTTTCCTTTGGTAGGGTCATCACCACTTACCGGAAACAAGAGGACTTTGCTTGTCGGAAGAGCAAACTGTCGCCACTGTAAGGATGTTATAGTTGTGATAGGTTTTACTAACCAATTTTCTAATTAGGATAAATTGCAATTACCCCCTTGAAGTTTGGGTCACGTGCAGTTTATTGCATACACATTCAAAATGCGCAATCTGACTTTCTGAAGTTATCAGACGGtgaaaaaaataatcataaaaaattgctACTAATTTTGGATGAAAATGTAGCCAATCTTTCCTGCAACGTTTTTTAACTTGAGGGAGTCAAATTGAACATTTTAGAAGTTTAGGGGGGTAAATTGCAAAGAGCCAAATTTCGGAATCAAGCTCCTCTTAAATGAAGGAGTTGATAAAGTAAAAAAGTGAGAGCCTAATCACCCTTGAATTAAGGTAATGAGACTCACACATGATAAAAACTACAAATTCAATGGTGATTAACTCTTTACTTTGTTACTTTACAATTTCCCTCACTTTAGATGATCTTTTTTCGAAATTTAGCATGGTAAATTgtacttttactttttaattatGATAAATTTGTTTTGATGCGTCAGATGGTGGTTTTAATATATTCGTGTAATGCCAGATTTTAAGGAGACCAAGGATAGGGGCAGGATACCGAGTCATAGATATGATAACTGAGCCTTACAGGCTAATCCGCCATTGCGAAGTGACAGCCATACTTGTTTTGTATGGCCTTCCTAGGTCTTCTTCCAATCCCATCCATTTTCACAGTCTATAATTCTTCCTACATTTTTGCTTTCATGTGACTAATTCAAAACTGTCATGTTTATAGGTTATTGACGGGTTCAATCCTGGCCCATGAGATGATGCATGCTTGGCTTAGGCTTAAAGGTACTCTCCCCTTCCTTGTGATCAACACTATGTATAGAAGACTTTGCATTCTCTAATCTATTTCATGTAGATGAGTTGGCTTGGGGTAGAGATAATTCCTAGAAAACTATATCAATAGGCCTAGTTCATGCATGATTCATAACAGGGGATATAATAGGTATCTTTGATCCATTTAGCTGTGGGAGACATgtctttgttgttgttctttttgTCTTTGTTCATGTAGTTTGAGTGGGGAAAATATTTGGATTTTTTGGTAGGCTATGGCAATTTAAGGCCAGAAGTTGAAGAAGGAATTTGCCAAGTGCTAGCTCACATGTGGCTAGATTCAGAGATCTATGCTGGTTCAGGAAGTGATAGTGCATCATCGTCCTCGgcctcatcctcatcctcatcctcgcCTTCCTCTTCTACATCATCAAAGAAGGGTAAACGGTCTGACTTCGAGAAGAAACTTGGCGAGTTTTTCAAACACCAGATTGAGTCCGATCGCTCATCGGCTTATGGAGATGGATTCAGAGAGGGGAACCAAGCTGTGCTCAAGTATGGTTTAAGAAGTACCCTTGATCATATTCGACTAACCGGAAGTTTTCCATACTGAAGTATGATACATAACTtcctttctctttattttcctttACACAAATGAATATTTTCTCAGCTGTCATATAAATTATATAGGGTATCCAAAGATTACAAAATTACATAATTTCACAATTTACAATATACACGAAAATCTgtataaagaaaaaatgaaaatgctCCTCTTGTGTCACTATAAACACTTAAGTAGCTGGTAAAATTAAACAGCTGAagcagttaataataataatgagtatTTGTTTTATATACATTGATGATGTTTCATATGCTAGTATTTATATTATAATGTATTTAAGTTATATTGTTGCTTTTCATTTTGCCATAtaagctatttggataagtgacaattattaaaaagaaaaattaatcatTAGGCCATGTCATCCATTTTAAATTGGgcacaataattataaaataatctttCTTGTATTATgcattgtctttttttttttatggtatttcCCACACAAGTCAAGATTAATCTACTGTAAATTTTAGTTTCACTTAATAATTTGTTACTAACTAAAGGGTTGTTACATATATAAGACGAAATTTAAATTTTCAGTATTTACTTTTAAACAGATTAATGAGCTAACCATTATATTAACCTAAGTTAGTTGCGTTtctttttttatgataataaaaaatgcaatactaaaaaaaggttaaaaaacaTCACACgacaaattttgtttatttatttttaactttgatTTTGAAACTATGCAGGAAAACATATGATTTACAAATTGAAACATTTGCTTAAACAAATACttcaatatatataaaatataatatataaaatataatgccacaaaattttatattattatcataaaatttattatgaattttatattattatcataGAATTTATTATTATACAATTCTTTACTTtaagagttatatatatatatatatatatattattttataaactaACTATACAACcaaaaaatttttctatttttttaattatctaaaaaattatatacaaaaaaaatataaattttttttccgtACACAGGTCTAAATCTAGTTCATATAAATTCGATGAGggttaacaacaaaaaaaatacaaaggaaAGTTTTAGGGTGTTTTTAGATGTCATCAAGTGGTAAGAAAATGTCTATGTCTAATACTTAAATAGACAGAAAAATTTTACTATTAGAATAAGTAtactaaagatattttttttttaaactttctcAAATTAACCTTTGACTCATACTGGACTATAATTCGATCTAAGAAtcttagatattattttttaagtcTTCTCAAATTTATAAAGTAATTTAGATTGGTTCTTCATGAGTTAAATTGAATCGGATACctaacaatttaaaaaattaagatattctttttttttattttcagtctTCTTAGGACTAAAAATCACTATGAGATCTTATATATAGCTAAAGAGTATTAAAGATCATTTAAAATTCCTTTTTTGTGTCagctttttattctttaaaatatgCATAAAAAGGACAAGTTTTTTTCTTGTGTATATCTACatcattactttttttttttgtactatACTTTAAAATGTTGGTCAAAATGTACATATTACTTGACAGAATTTTGAGGTGAACATTCTCGCACTTTTAAGATTTTTTCAGTTAAGGAACATGGATATTGCTTTTGAGGTGGTCTGTTTATCATATTCAATTTCGAGGTTATTTAACACTTCCTCAAATTCATATTTCTCCTAATTTACTTATATTACTTAAGAAAAAATTTCTTAAAACATTATACATTTGaacaaatgtttttttttttttttggttgaacaAATGTTAGATAACAATCAATGAAATCATTAAATTATATTTGGTTGTTAATCATCAAAACTCAACTTAAGATACTGTGGAGCTGATGACATTAATAactgtttaaaaaaatattctgtttTTAAGTCTTTTTAAGATACAATAACTTATATCACAATTAATCTAAGAACTATTAGATATGATTGCATCATGCCTTGAGGAGCAACTTAAATTATTACCAATTTAAGAACTTCAACTATTCTTAAATAAGTCTTCTTAGATACCATTATAACTCATATTAACAAAATTTACATATTCtaatactaaaattaatcattaatggATTTAATTACTataaattaaatttgtatatGAAATACACTTTTCTAGATCTGAAATTTTTGTTCCAAGATTTATAAAACTGTAGGAACTACTCAAATTATGTTTGTTAATCTAATACATACAAGATAAAACAAATAAAGATTCAACTTAATTACAAGCAACTTGTGGCTACTCTTTTGATGTATGAAGAATTTACAGAAAATGAAGAAAGACTAAAAGCTCAAGAAGAATACCTGAAAACAAATGAGTAGCAATTCAATTCTATTCAAAACTTCTAGGTTTAATTACGTTGTTGGCCCttatagttttgtgaaatttttaattaggtccctatattttttttcttttaattgagtctttgtaccaaattttatttttaattagatccctatattttttttccttttatttgggtctctgtaccaatttttttcttaattgagtccctatataattaaaccaattaatgttaagagggacctaattaaaaaaaattgatgcaaaaatccaattaaaagaaaaaaaaatatagggacctaattgaaaattttgcaaaactatagggaccaagagaataattaaaccaaactTCTAATTCTTCATAAGGCCAGTTGATTTGTATTTATAGTGAGTTTATAAAAGTGACGTTGGTAACCCTTTCTTCCTTCATATTCAACTTGACAGATTTAGTAAACTTTAATGTacttaaatgttttttattttaaccaTTTTAGTTTGTTGAACAAGTTTATATTTTTTGAGCAAAAGATACATGAATTGGATTGGGTGCTTTTCTACTGAAGTCCAGTAATCATATTTTCGTAACTTTTGATATGAATTATGAACTTAAGTTCATGTCTTGAGGTGTTTACGCATTGAATCCACTATTCTTAGGCCTAATTCATTTTTAGGTCGCAATAAATTACTTAAAAGAAATATTTCAGTACTTCAGAAATcgagaaaaccgtaaaaaattacattaataaaatttatagttatatattttatttattaattgtcaaaatttaatttgaaaggTGAAAACTAAAgtaaagtcgacttcacgtgaaattgatatctgagagtcgttaaataaaaatttataagtcGACTGCCATCTAAATTTCCACCAATTTGAAGTATGAAACACGAGTCCCCCCAAAAAATCCTCATAGACCTCTACGTCCTTTTACTCATAAAAATTACATACCTTGTTTGCTGAGCATGTGCATGCCACATCGTTATAGCTTTAACAAGCTCGTTAGCATAATATATACTCTCTGAAAGATTGTGAGATGaaattaattagtttataatCTCTTATTCTTCAACATAATAACACTTTGACTCTCGCTTATGGGCTCAATTGCTACTATTcgtataacaaaaatattatatatacattaacactaaggtagcatttgttttgaggtattgagacagaGACCGAAAGATTGAGACTTTAGTATTATATTTGTTAATTTAGAGATTGGTACTAAACTTTCtatctctatttttaaaatttcaatatttcagtaTTTCTAAAAAATAGAGACACAGGAagctaaaatttttagaaatgaaagctgaaattttaataacattttatacttaaaatatcctcatttcaattaattaattccaattttaccctttgcaaattaaattagaatttcattcttattttaatttctgtctctcactttacaccaaacagaatactgagatttatttcaatctctgtctcttaatcTCTATCTCTTCGTCTCAGTCTTTCTATCTACAGTTACTAAATCAGTCACAATGTATTTATGGATAAAGATATgtattatttaactaatttttagtatgtattttatatttcaacatatattttatgttGATTACTGATTTTTAGTACGATGAAGTATAAGGAACCAAtgagtatttgtacaatgtgtacaatgtaGTTTTAGGGATGTCCGATTCAGTAGGATTATTATCTCTGGTATCCGGATAATTATTCTGAATAGTATGATGTATTGTGTTtgaaaaa is a window from the Arachis hypogaea cultivar Tifrunner chromosome 1, arahy.Tifrunner.gnm2.J5K5, whole genome shotgun sequence genome containing:
- the LOC112789005 gene encoding protein DA1-related 1 — encoded protein: MGWFTKLLKGSNHKSSRGKYHGKHDNSMDDLTDVEREEIDRAIALSLSEEDPKGKKVIEDDPQSSDDEQLCELTDEDEYHGEVEQHEELSNHHKEEDESVGEVEEEEDDHLNNIQQDNDKHLAEAQLEEDEQLARALQESLNIDSDRAERDSLFQPFPHLLRPVYRTCAGCNSEIGHGRFLSCMGGVWHPECFCCHACNLPITDYEFSMSGNRRYHKSCYKELHHPRCDVCKNFIPPNSAGLIEYRAHPFWMQKYCPSHERDGTPRCCSCERMESRDTKYLLLDDGRKLCLECLDSAIMDTHECQPLYLEIQEFYEGLNMKIEQQVPMLLVERQALNEAMEGEKNGHHHLPETRGLCLSEEQTVATILRRPRIGAGYRVIDMITEPYRLIRHCEVTAILVLYGLPRLLTGSILAHEMMHAWLRLKGYGNLRPEVEEGICQVLAHMWLDSEIYAGSGSDSASSSSASSSSSSSPSSSTSSKKGKRSDFEKKLGEFFKHQIESDRSSAYGDGFREGNQAVLKYGLRSTLDHIRLTGSFPY